The following DNA comes from Azospirillum sp. TSA2s.
CGGCCGGCTGAGTGCGGCTTCCGGCACGTCGTCGAAGCCGGTGACGGCCAGATCGCGCCCGGCCCTCAGACCGCGCGCCTCCAGCCCCAGCATCAGGCCGAGCGCCACCACGTCGTTGTAGCACAGCGCCGCCGTCGGGGCGGCCATCGGGGCCTGCGGCCGATTCAGCAGATCATCAGCCATCTCAGCACCCGACCGCCGGGTCAGCGGGCAGCGCAGCACCAGATCGTCGGCCAGCCCATGCCGCCGCATCGCCGCGGTGAAGCCGGCATGGCGCGCCGCGTAGGCGGAATGGTCCAGCGTCCCGCCGACGAAGGCGATCCGCCGGTGACCCAGCGAGATGAGATGCTCGGTCACCGTCTCCATGCCCGCCTGGTAATCCACCCCGGCATAGTCTCTTCCCTGGTCGGACACGAAGCGCAGGGCCTGCACGCAGGGCAGCCGCCAGCGGTCCAACCGGTCGAGCAGCTCGGCTTGCGTTCCGGCGGCGGGGCAGAGGATCACCCCGTCGACATTGTGCTCCCGCATCCGCTGCAGGAATCGGTCCTGGCGCTCCGGCTGTTCGGCGGTGTTGGCGATGAAGGCGACAAAGCCTTCGGTGTCCAGCACGTCGTCCACCCCCGCCGTCAACTCGGCATAGAAGGGGTTGTTCAGTTCGCAGACCAGCAGCCCGACCGTTTGGGTGCGGGCGGCGCGCAGGTTGGCGGCGCCGCGGTTGTAGATGTAGCCGAGCGCCGCCATGGCGGCCTGGACCCGCTCCCGCGTTTCCGCCGCCACCAGCGGGCTGCCGCGCAGCACCAGCGACACGGTCGAGCGCGACACCCCGGCATGGCCGGCGACCTCCGTCAGGGTGACGCTTTCCTGCTTGGCGTTGGCCGGTTTGCTGGTGGCCGGCTTGCTGCTATCGGGCGCTCTGGCCACGGCGGCGGTGCCTCACACCACGGCGGTCGGCAGCGGCCGGCCGGCGAAGAAGGCTTCCAGATTGTCCAGCACCAGCTGGCCCATCGCCATCCGCGTTTCCACCGTGGCGCTGGCCTGATGCGGCTGCAGGACGACGTTGTCGAGGCCATAGAAGCCTTCCGGCACGTTCGGCTCGTCGGCGAAGACGTCCAGCCCGGCGCCGCCGATCCGGCCCTCGGTCAGGGCGGCCAGCAGCTCCGGCTCGTCCACCACGCTGCCGCGGGCGACATTGATCAGCAACCCCTCCGGCCCCAGCGCGTCCAGCACGGCGCGGCCGACCATGTTGCGGGCATCCGCCCCGGCCGAGGCGGCGACGATCAGGATGTCGCTCTCGCGCGCCAGATCGACCGGCGAGGCGACGAAGCGGTAGGACACGCCGTCGCGCGGCTTGCGGTTGGTGTAGGCGATGGTCATGCCGAAGGCTTCCGCGCGCTTGGCGATGGCCTCGCCGATGCGTCCCAGACCCAGCACGCCCAGCCGCTTGCCGCTGACCTTGCGGGCGAGCGGCAGCTTGCCCTTCGGCCAGTTTCCGGCGCGGACGAAGCGGTCGCCCACCATCATCCGGCGCGAGGCGGCGATCATCAGCCCGATGGCGAGGTCGGCGACGTCGTCGGTCAGCACGTCCGGCGTGTTGGTCACCCGCACGCCGCGGCCGCGGGCATGCTCCAGATCGACCGCGTCGGTGCCGACGCCGTTGATGGTGACGATCCCGAGATTGGGCAGCGCCTCGACCACCGCCTTCTTCACGCCGGTCCCGCCGCCGGTGACGACGGCGCGCACCCGGTCGGCGACCTCGGCGATCAGCCGGTCGCGGTCGGGGGCCGCGGACAGGCGGTGGACGGTGTAGGCCGCATCCAGCGCCTGCTCGATGGCGGGCATCATGGGTTCGACCAGCAGGATTTCGGGCTTCATCGCAATTTGTCCTTGGTGGAACAGAAAGTCCTTAGAGCCTGTTTGGAAACGCCCAACCTGTTCTGATCCTTTTCCAACCCGTCATCCCCGCGAAGGCGGGGATCCAGGCTTCCCACCAGGGAACACCGTGGAATAGCTGGATTCCCGCTTTCGCGGGAATGACGATGGAAGGGCGTCGAGTGTTGCCGACGGACTTTTCAAACGGGCTCTTAGTGCGCCAGGATCTGGCCCAGGAAGCTTCGGGTCCGCTCCGATTTCGGATCGGTGAAGAACGCCTCCGGCGTGTTCTGCTCGACGATCTCGCCGCGGTCCATGAAGATCACGCGGTGGGCGACCGACTTGGCGAACCCCATCTCGTGCGTCACGCACAGCATGGTCATGCCGTCTTCCGCCAGCCCGATCATGGTGTCGAGCACCTCCTTCACCATCTCCGGATCCAGCGCGGAGGTCGGCTCGTCGAACAGCATCACCTTCGGGTTCATGCACAGCGACCGCGCGATGGCGACGCGCTGCTGCTGGCCGCCCGACAGCTGGCCGGGGTATTTGTCGGCCTGTTCGGGGATGCGCACCCGCTCCAGATAGCGGATGGCGGTGGCCTTCGCCTCGGCCTTGGTCGTGCCGCGCACCTTCATCGGCGCCAGCATGCAGTTCTCCAGCACGGTCAGGTGCGGGAACAGGTTGAAGCTCTGGAACACCATGCCGACCTCGCGCCGGACGGTGTCGAGCTGGCGGTGGTGCGGGCCGAGTTCGACGCCGTTGACGGTGATCCGGCCCTTCTGGTGGCGTTCCAGCTGGTTGATGCAGCGGATCAGGGTCGATTTGCCCGATCCGGACGGGCCGCAGATGACGATGCGCTCACCCCGGTGGACCTCCAGGTCGATGTCCTTCAGCACCTGGAAATGATCGTACCATTTCTGGACGCCTTCCATGCGGATGACGACATCCGCGCTCATCGCGGGCGCGACGCCGTCGCGCGTCGGCTCAGACGCCATTGCCATGGTCGTAACCTCCACCGGGGATTGCGCTTCGTTCGACTTAGGACTTGCTGGCGGTGACGGCCGCCGGCAGGTCGGTGCCCAGCCACTTCTGATGGATGGCGTTCAGCTCGCCGTTCTTCTTCACGGTGTCGAGGAAGCCGTTGACCCAGCCCATCAGCTTGTCCTGGCCCTGGCGAAGGGCGATGCCCTGCACCTGGCTCTTCAGCACGAACTTCATCTCGTAATTGGCCTGCGGCGCCATCGTCTTGATCTGCTGCGCCACCACGTTGCTGACGCCCAGCGCATCGACCTGACCGGACAGCAGGGCCTGCACGGCGCTGGCGTCGTCGTCGAAGCGCATGATGCGGGCATCCTTGGGCGCCACCGCGCTCAGCGACTGGTCCTGCGTGCTGGCGCGGGCGACGCCGACGCTCTTGCCCGACAGGTCTTCCGGCTTCTTGACCGCCGACTTCTGCGGGGCGAGCAGCCCGATCTCGATCGCCGCATAGGGCTCGGAGAAGGCGACCTGCTTGGCGCGCTCCGGCGTGACGCCGAGCGAGGCGACCAGCACGTCGACCTTGCCAGTCAGCAGGTAGGGGATGCGGTTCGGCCCGGTCACCGGCACGATGTCGACCGGCACGCCCATGTGCTTGGCCATCAGCTTGGCGACGTCGGCGTCATAGCCGTCCGGCTTGCCTTCGCTATTGGTGATGCCGAAGGGAGGGAAGTCGACCAGCATGCCGATGGTCAGCTTGCCCTTGCCCTTGATCTCCTCGACGCTCTGGGCGTGCGCGGTGGCGGTGAGGCCAATAGCGGCGGACATCAGGGCGCCGGCGACGACGAGGCGGCGGGTGACGGTGAAGGCCATGGGTGTTTCCTCCAAGTGCTTATTGGGTGTTTAACGGGAAGGCGCGGCGTAGCGGGCTTCCAGACGCTGACTCAACAGCGACAGCGGCCAGCACAGCGCGAAATAGATCGCGGCGACGATGCTGAAGACCAGGAAGGGCTGGAAGGTGGCGTTGTTGACGATCTGCCCGGCACGGGTCAGCTCGACGAAGCCGATGATGGCGGCCAGCGAGGTGCCCTTGATCACCTGGACCAGATATCCCACGGTCGGCGGCACGGCGACCTTCACCGCCTGCGGCAGGATCACGTAGCGCATCAGGCCGGGATAGCGCAGGCCGAGCGCCGACGCCGCCTCCCACTGGCCGCGCGGCACCGACTGGATGCAGCCGCGCCAGATCTCGCCCAGGAAGGCGCTGGTGTTCAGCGTCAGCCCGACCGCCGCGGCGACCCACGGGCTCATGTCAATGCCGATCACGGTGGCGCCGAAGAACACGAGGAACAGCTGCATCAGCAGCGGCGTGCCCTGGAAGACCTGGATGTAGCCGGTCGCCAGCAAGCGCAGCGGCTTCACGTCGGACGTGCGGCCCAGCGCCACGAACAGCCCGACGATGCCGCCGCCGATGAAGGCGATGACCGACAGCATCAGCGTCCATTGCACGGCGCTGAGCAGGAACAGGAATTCGTTGTATCCAAATGCGCGGATCATCGCTCAGCCCCCTCTCAGCGCCGGTCAACGGTATAGGCGAAGGCCAGCCGGTAGATGCCGGCGAACAGCGCCGAGAACATCAGCGCCAGCACCAGATAGATGCCGGTCACCACGATGTAGATCTCGAAGCTGCGGAAGGTCTGCGACTGGATGTTGTTGGCGACCGACGTCAGCTCGTCGGCGGAGATGGCGGACACCACGCTCGAACTCAGCATCAGCAGGATGAACTGGCTGGTCAGCGCCGGATAGACCGTGCGTAGCGCCGGCTTCAGCACGACATAGCGGAAGACCTGCAGCGGCCGCAGCCCCAGCGCCAGCCCGGCTTCGATCTGGCCCTTGTGGATGGATTCGATGCCGGCGCGGATGATCTCGGTGGCATAGGCGCCGACATTGACGACCATCGCGATCAGCGCCGCCACATCCGGCGACAGCCTGAGGCCGATGCTCGGCAGCCCGAAGAAGATCAGGAAGATCTGCACCAGGAAGGGCGTGTTGCGGATGACCTCGATATAGGCGTTGATCAGCCAGCGCACCGGCTTGGGCCCGGAGGTCTTGCCCAGCGCGCAGACGATGGCGATCACCAGGCCGATGGCCATGGCGCCGAACGACAGCCTGACGGTCAGCCAGGCGCCGTCGAGCAGGTAATCCCACGACGCGAACACCGCGTCGAATTGAAAATCGTAGGTCACGGGCGTTCCTCCGCACCCGCGTCGCGCCGCCCTTTAAGGCCGGCGTCGCGCGGATTGCCTTTGTCCGCTTGGGCTGTCGTCCGGGGAAGCCTCACCCGGACCGCCGGGACGCCGCGACGACGGCGGTCCCGCTCTCTCAGTGTTCGTACACGGTAATTGGATCGATCCAAAAGCGCAACGGGAAATGAGGAGTGCCGTGATGATTTGCAGACCAGACATTTGATCGGGTCCAGCATGTGCGGAAACCTTCCGGCGGCGCAGGGCGTTTCACCGGACACCGGAACGCCGCCCGACCGTCAGCCTCGAGGAGCCCCCCGACATGACCGCAGGAACCAGTGCCGTCAGGAGCACCGCCGCGGTGAGCAGCCTCGTCCCCGCCCGGATGGACCGGCTGCCCTGGGCGCGCTTCCACTGGATGGTGGTGGTCGGGCTGGGCGTCAGCTGGATTCTCGACGGCATCGAAATCCAGCTGATCTCCGCCTCCGGCTACAAGGAAACCTTGGGCATGTCGAGTGCCGAGGTCGGGTTCGCCGGCACCGTCTACCTGATGGGGCAGGTGGTGGGCGCGCTGGTTTTCGGGCGGCTGACCGACCGCTGGGGGCGCAAGAAGCTGTTCATCACCACGCTGGCGCTCTACCTGATCGCGTCGGGCATCGCCGGTTTCGCCTGGACGCCCTGGTTCCTCTATGTCTGGCGCTTCATCGCCGGGATGGGCATCGGCGGTGAATATGCCGCCGTCAACTCCGCCATCGACGAACTGATCCCCGCGCGTTTCCGCGGCCGGGTCGACATCGCCATCAACGGCACCTATTGGGGCGGCGCGATGATCGGCGCGGTCGGCAGCGTCTTCCTGCTCGACCATTCACTGGTGCCGGAAAATCTCGGCTGGCGCATCGCCTTCTTCATCGGCCCGCTGTTGGGACTGATCATCATCTATTTGCGCCGGCACATCCCGGAAAGCCCGCGCTGGATGGTCACCCACGGGATGGAGGACGAGGCCGAGCGCATCGTCGACGACATCGAGGCCAGCGTGCGCGCGCAGGGCAAGGCGCTGGCCCCGGTCGATCCCAAACGTGCCATGCACATCATTCCGGAAGATCATGTGTCCTGGGCACAGCTGGTCGACGTGTTCTTCCGGCAATACCCGTCGCGCACCTTCCTGGGCGTGACGATGATGGTGACGCAGTCCTTCCTCTACAACGCGATCTTCTTCACCTATGCCCTGGTTCTGCAGAATTTCTACCATCTCGATCCGTCGCAGACGGCGCTCTATTTCTTCCCCTTCGCCGCCGGCAACCTGATCGGGCCGCTGCTGCTGGGGCCGCTGTTCGACACGGTGGGGCGGCGGCGGATGATCTTCGGCACCTATCTGCTGGCGGGCGTGGTGCTGCTGGTCTCGGCCTTCCTGTTCCGCCAGGGGGTGCTGACGGCGAACACGCACACGATCTTCTGGTGCGTCTCCTTCTTCTTCGCCTCGGCCGGCGCCTCGTCCGCCTATCTGACGGTCAGCGAGATCTTCCCGCTGGAGGTCCGGGCGCAGGCGATCTCCTATTTCTTCGCCATCGCCCAGGTGGTGGGCTCCACCGGCCCGCTGCTGTTCGGCTGGCTGGTGGGGGAGGGGACGGAGCGCGACCCGCTGTTCTGGGGCTATGTGGTGGGATCGGTGGTGATGATGTTCGGCGGAATGGTCGCCCTGGTCTATGGCGTCGACGCCGAAGGCAAGGGGCTGGAGGACATCGCCGAACCGCTGACCAAGGCCAACCGCGACCAGGGCGTGGGAGAGGAGGCGGCGGAGACGATCTGACGGCTTGTCGTCGTCAATCCGTCTTGGTTTGCGGCACGCGAGCCCCGTTCAGGAACAGCCGCACCGCCTGCCGGACATAGCGATCGAGGTCGGGGATGGCCGGAGCGCTCTGCGGCAGGATCAGGCGGCGGATCACCAGATTGCCGGTGACCATGCCGAGGAAGGCCTGCGCCGCGGCGGCCGGATCGTCGATCCGCAAGGCGCCGCTGTCCGACAGCCGCCGCAGATAGTCCGCCAGCCGTCGGATGGCGTTCTCCGGCCCGATGCGGAAGAAGGCCTCGGCGATGTCGGGCACGCGGTCGCCCTCCGCGATCAGGACGCGGAGGGTGGCGGTCGTCTCCTCGTTCAGCAGGGCCTTGACCAGATGCAGGGCGAAGGCGGTCAACCCGGCTTCCGGCGTCACATGCTCGTCCGCCTGGGCGGTGGCGAGACCGGAGAGGAACATAGCGTTGTCCTCTTCCATGATGGCGCGGAACAGGCCCTCCTTGTCGCCAAAATGCTCGTACAGCGTGGCACGGGACCCGCCGGCGACGGCGATGATGTCGCTCAGCGTCGTCTTCTCGAACCCCTTCTCGATGAACAGCCGGCGGGCCGCCGTCAGGATCGCCTGCCGGCGCGCCATGCCGCGCGGGCCGCAGGTGGACGGGCCGCAGACGGCCGTGACATTGGCGGGTGTTTCCTGCCCGGTATCGATCCGCGCCTTGTGGTTGCTGGTCATCGTGCGTTCCCTTCCGGTGCGGCGGCCGCAGCCGGGTCCATTTTTGATTCAGCGCCTTTCCACGGGGTCCCCTGTCGGACATTAGCGTCGGACATCTGCGGAACCCTCTTGCGCGGTGCAGCATTCTGACTGTATCGTCTGGTACACTGTACTGTATGAGACAGTACTAAGCAACGGGGATGTGCCGGACCAACCGAAGCCCGGCGTAGCAGGGAGACGGGTCCGCCGACGCGCGGCGCCGAGACGAGGAAAGAGATGTCCAGATCCAATCCATTCATGACGCTGGCCGCGGCGGCCTGCCTGATCGTGCTGCTCGCCGGCTGCAACCAGCAGAAGCAGGCGGGCGGACAGCCCCAGGGCGGCGGCCCGCCGGAGGTGTCGGTCCTCACCATCGAGCCTCAGCGCCTGACCGTGACCACCGAGCTTCCCGGCCGCACCGCCGCCTACCGGATCGCCGAAATCCGGCCGCAGGTCAGCGGCATCGTGCTGAAGCGCCTGTTCCGCGAGGGCAGCGACGTCAAGGCCGGCGACCAGCTCTATCAGATCGACCCCGCCACCTACGAGGCATCGCTGGCGAGCGCCCAGGCCGATGTCCAGAAGGCGGAGGCGAACCTGCAGGCCGCCCGCAACAAGGCGTCGCGCTACGGCGATCTGGTCAAGAACAGCGTGGTCAGCAAGCAGGACTTCGACGACGTCCAGGCGTCGCTGAAGCAGAACGAGGCGCAGGTCGCCGCCGCCAAGGCCGCCTACAACCTCGCCAGCATCAACCTGAACTACACCAAGGTGTTCGCCCCCATCTCCGGCCGCATCGGCAAGTCGGCGGTGACGGAAGGCGCGCTGGTCACCGCCAACCAGGCGACGGCCTTGGCCACCATCCAGCAGTTCGACCCGATCTATGTCGACGTGACGCAGACCGCCTCGCAGCTGATGAAGCTGCGCGAGGATATGGCGACCGGCCGCATCCGCCCGGCCGAGCCCGGCAAGATCCCGGTGACGCTGTTCCTGAACAGCAACGCCAGCGGCGACGACACCGCCTACCCGGCGAAGGGCGAGCTGCAATTCTCCGACGTGACGGTGGATGCCGGCACCAGTTCGGTCCAGCTGCGCGCGGTCTTTCCCAACCCGAACAAGGACCTGCTGCCCGGCCTGTTCGTCCGCGCCCGCGTCGAGCAGGGGGTGGCCGAGAACGCCATCACCGTGCCGCAGGCCGCGGTCGCCCGCGGGCCGGACGGCTCCGCCCGCGTCTGGGTGGTTGGGGCCGACAACAAGGTGAACCCGCGCACCATCAAGACCGAACGCGCGGTCGGCAATGTCTGGCTGGTGTCGGACGGCCTGGTCGTCGGCGAGCGCGTGGTGGTCGAGGGCCTGCAGAAGGTCAAGCCGGGTGCCGAGGTGAAGCCGGTGCCGGCCCAGAACGCCCTTGCATCGCTGCCGGAAAAGGCCGCCTCGGCCCGCTGATCCCCGGATACCGACCCCAGGAACCGCTCCCATGTCAAAATTCTTCATCGACCGGCCGGTCTTCGCCTGGGTCATCGCCATCGTCATCATGATGGCGGGTGCGCTGGCGATCCTGCGGCTGCCCGTCGAGCAATATCCGAAGATCGCGCCGCCGACGGTGTCGATCACCGCAAGCTATCCCGGCGCCTCGGCCAAGACGCTGGAGGACACGGTCACCCAGGTCATCGAGCAGAAGATGACCGGGCTCGACCATTTCCGCTACATGTCCTCCAACAGCGACTCCTCCGGCAACGTCACCATCACCCTGACCTTCGAGCCGGAGGCCAACCCCGACATCGCCCAGGTCCAGGTGCAGAACAAGCTGCAGCTGGCGGTTCCCCTGCTGCCGCAGGAGGTCCAGCAGCGCGGCATTCAGGTGTCGAAGGCCGGCAACGACTTCCTGCTGGTGGTCGGTTTCGTGTCGAGCGACGGCCGCCTCAGCCAGGGCGACATCGCCGACTACGTCACCTCCAACCTGCAGGACACGCTGAGCCGCGTCGAAGGCGTCGGCGACATCACCGTCTTCGGGCCGCAGCATGCCATGCGCATCTGGCTCGACCCCGACGCGCTGAACAACTTCGCGCTGACCACCACCGACGTCACCAACGCGATCAAGACCCAGAACGCCCAGGTCTCCGCCGGCCAGCTCGGCGGCGCCCCCGCCGTTCCGGGCCAGCAGATCAACGCCACCATCACCGCCCAGTCCCGCCTGCAGACGCCGGAGCAGTTCGGCGCCATCCTGCTGCGCGTGAACCCCGACGGGTCCCAGGTGCGGCTGCGCGACGTGGCGCGGATCGAGATCGGGTCGGAAACCTATGAGATCAACGCCGCCTACAACGGCAAGCCGGCGGCGGGCGTCGGCATCAAGCTGGCGACCGGCGCCAACGCGCTGAACACCGCCGCCGCGGTCAAGGCGCGGGTGGCGGAACTCCAGCCCTTCTTCCCGGCCGGCATCGAGGTCATCTACCCCTACGACACCACCCCCTTCGTCCAGCTGTC
Coding sequences within:
- a CDS encoding LacI family DNA-binding transcriptional regulator, whose amino-acid sequence is MARAPDSSKPATSKPANAKQESVTLTEVAGHAGVSRSTVSLVLRGSPLVAAETRERVQAAMAALGYIYNRGAANLRAARTQTVGLLVCELNNPFYAELTAGVDDVLDTEGFVAFIANTAEQPERQDRFLQRMREHNVDGVILCPAAGTQAELLDRLDRWRLPCVQALRFVSDQGRDYAGVDYQAGMETVTEHLISLGHRRIAFVGGTLDHSAYAARHAGFTAAMRRHGLADDLVLRCPLTRRSGAEMADDLLNRPQAPMAAPTAALCYNDVVALGLMLGLEARGLRAGRDLAVTGFDDVPEAALSRPALTTVATSARQIGQEAARLLLRRIADPQGPPERIILPSRLVVRQSCGAPSDTLGGAPSPSPHHRDLS
- a CDS encoding 2-hydroxyacid dehydrogenase, with the protein product MKPEILLVEPMMPAIEQALDAAYTVHRLSAAPDRDRLIAEVADRVRAVVTGGGTGVKKAVVEALPNLGIVTINGVGTDAVDLEHARGRGVRVTNTPDVLTDDVADLAIGLMIAASRRMMVGDRFVRAGNWPKGKLPLARKVSGKRLGVLGLGRIGEAIAKRAEAFGMTIAYTNRKPRDGVSYRFVASPVDLARESDILIVAASAGADARNMVGRAVLDALGPEGLLINVARGSVVDEPELLAALTEGRIGGAGLDVFADEPNVPEGFYGLDNVVLQPHQASATVETRMAMGQLVLDNLEAFFAGRPLPTAVV
- a CDS encoding transporter substrate-binding domain-containing protein encodes the protein MAFTVTRRLVVAGALMSAAIGLTATAHAQSVEEIKGKGKLTIGMLVDFPPFGITNSEGKPDGYDADVAKLMAKHMGVPVDIVPVTGPNRIPYLLTGKVDVLVASLGVTPERAKQVAFSEPYAAIEIGLLAPQKSAVKKPEDLSGKSVGVARASTQDQSLSAVAPKDARIMRFDDDASAVQALLSGQVDALGVSNVVAQQIKTMAPQANYEMKFVLKSQVQGIALRQGQDKLMGWVNGFLDTVKKNGELNAIHQKWLGTDLPAAVTASKS
- a CDS encoding TetR/AcrR family transcriptional regulator, encoding MTSNHKARIDTGQETPANVTAVCGPSTCGPRGMARRQAILTAARRLFIEKGFEKTTLSDIIAVAGGSRATLYEHFGDKEGLFRAIMEEDNAMFLSGLATAQADEHVTPEAGLTAFALHLVKALLNEETTATLRVLIAEGDRVPDIAEAFFRIGPENAIRRLADYLRRLSDSGALRIDDPAAAAQAFLGMVTGNLVIRRLILPQSAPAIPDLDRYVRQAVRLFLNGARVPQTKTD
- a CDS encoding amino acid ABC transporter ATP-binding protein — its product is MAMASEPTRDGVAPAMSADVVIRMEGVQKWYDHFQVLKDIDLEVHRGERIVICGPSGSGKSTLIRCINQLERHQKGRITVNGVELGPHHRQLDTVRREVGMVFQSFNLFPHLTVLENCMLAPMKVRGTTKAEAKATAIRYLERVRIPEQADKYPGQLSGGQQQRVAIARSLCMNPKVMLFDEPTSALDPEMVKEVLDTMIGLAEDGMTMLCVTHEMGFAKSVAHRVIFMDRGEIVEQNTPEAFFTDPKSERTRSFLGQILAH
- a CDS encoding efflux RND transporter periplasmic adaptor subunit, which translates into the protein MSRSNPFMTLAAAACLIVLLAGCNQQKQAGGQPQGGGPPEVSVLTIEPQRLTVTTELPGRTAAYRIAEIRPQVSGIVLKRLFREGSDVKAGDQLYQIDPATYEASLASAQADVQKAEANLQAARNKASRYGDLVKNSVVSKQDFDDVQASLKQNEAQVAAAKAAYNLASINLNYTKVFAPISGRIGKSAVTEGALVTANQATALATIQQFDPIYVDVTQTASQLMKLREDMATGRIRPAEPGKIPVTLFLNSNASGDDTAYPAKGELQFSDVTVDAGTSSVQLRAVFPNPNKDLLPGLFVRARVEQGVAENAITVPQAAVARGPDGSARVWVVGADNKVNPRTIKTERAVGNVWLVSDGLVVGERVVVEGLQKVKPGAEVKPVPAQNALASLPEKAASAR
- a CDS encoding amino acid ABC transporter permease, yielding MIRAFGYNEFLFLLSAVQWTLMLSVIAFIGGGIVGLFVALGRTSDVKPLRLLATGYIQVFQGTPLLMQLFLVFFGATVIGIDMSPWVAAAVGLTLNTSAFLGEIWRGCIQSVPRGQWEAASALGLRYPGLMRYVILPQAVKVAVPPTVGYLVQVIKGTSLAAIIGFVELTRAGQIVNNATFQPFLVFSIVAAIYFALCWPLSLLSQRLEARYAAPSR
- a CDS encoding amino acid ABC transporter permease, with translation MTYDFQFDAVFASWDYLLDGAWLTVRLSFGAMAIGLVIAIVCALGKTSGPKPVRWLINAYIEVIRNTPFLVQIFLIFFGLPSIGLRLSPDVAALIAMVVNVGAYATEIIRAGIESIHKGQIEAGLALGLRPLQVFRYVVLKPALRTVYPALTSQFILLMLSSSVVSAISADELTSVANNIQSQTFRSFEIYIVVTGIYLVLALMFSALFAGIYRLAFAYTVDRR
- a CDS encoding MFS transporter, with protein sequence MTAGTSAVRSTAAVSSLVPARMDRLPWARFHWMVVVGLGVSWILDGIEIQLISASGYKETLGMSSAEVGFAGTVYLMGQVVGALVFGRLTDRWGRKKLFITTLALYLIASGIAGFAWTPWFLYVWRFIAGMGIGGEYAAVNSAIDELIPARFRGRVDIAINGTYWGGAMIGAVGSVFLLDHSLVPENLGWRIAFFIGPLLGLIIIYLRRHIPESPRWMVTHGMEDEAERIVDDIEASVRAQGKALAPVDPKRAMHIIPEDHVSWAQLVDVFFRQYPSRTFLGVTMMVTQSFLYNAIFFTYALVLQNFYHLDPSQTALYFFPFAAGNLIGPLLLGPLFDTVGRRRMIFGTYLLAGVVLLVSAFLFRQGVLTANTHTIFWCVSFFFASAGASSAYLTVSEIFPLEVRAQAISYFFAIAQVVGSTGPLLFGWLVGEGTERDPLFWGYVVGSVVMMFGGMVALVYGVDAEGKGLEDIAEPLTKANRDQGVGEEAAETI